A genomic segment from Gilvibacter sp. SZ-19 encodes:
- the ileS gene encoding isoleucine--tRNA ligase — protein MSAKFAEYKGLDLPKVAEEVLDFWKQNQVFEQSVTSRESGEPFVFFEGPPSANGLPGIHHVMARAIKDIFCRYKTQKGYQVKRKAGWDTHGLPIELGVEKELGITKEDIGKKITVEEYNAACKKAVMRYTDIWNNLTERIGYWVDMDDPYVTYEPKYMETVWWLLKNIYKQDLLYKGYTIQPYSPKAGTGLSSHELNQPGTYQDVTDTTVVAQFKAITETLPAKLQQYTDLHFLAWTTTPWTLPSNTALTVGPKIEYSVVKTYNQYTFAPVTVVLATALIGKQFSGKFEKAEDAAALTAYEPGAKKVPYLVVDTILGADLVESRYEQLLTYALPNDNPENAFRVIAGDFVTTEDGTGIVHTAPTFGADDAKVAKEATPEVPPMLVKDENDNLVPLVDLQGRFRPELGELGGKYVKNEYYTDGDAPDKSVDVELAIILKTDNKAFKVEKYVHSYPNCWRTDKPILYYPLDSWFIKATAFKDRMFELNQEINWKPKATGEGRFGNWLSNANDWNLSRSRFWGIPLPIWRSDDGKEERIIGSVAELKEAMAEAVSAGFMEADLFADFVVGDMSEENYAKVDLHKNIVDQITLVSSSGKPMKRESDLIDVWFDSGSMPYAQWHYPFENKEMVENTWRKADFIAEGVDQTRGWFYTLHAIATMTFDDVAYKNVVSNGLVLDKNGQKMSKRLGNATDPFETLDKYGPDATRWYMIQNANPWDNLKFDIDGIGEVRNKYFGTLYNTYSFFSLYANLDGFNYSEPDVPVADRPEIDRWILSELNTLIKVVDEAYADYEPTKAARAISNFVQENLSNWYVRLCRRRFWKGSYGPDKISAYQTLCTCLHRVAQLSAPIAPFYMDRLYQDLNAVCGLESATSVHLSDFPKANEALIDSALEHRMQKAQTISSLVLSLRKKEQIKVRQPLQRIMIPVLDAADKAEIELIADLVKSEVNVKEIELLDDASGILVKQIKPNFKVLGPKFGKDMKAVAAAVSQFTQEDIQTIEQKGEIAVVINEKNIILGLPDVEISSQDIEGWLVANNGPLTVALDVNITPELKSEGIARELVNRIQNVRKDSGFEVTDKVSVTIQKAPELEAAVAANLDYIKTETLTASLEFSDDLKEGTEVAFDDIETRLAIKKY, from the coding sequence ATGAGCGCGAAATTTGCTGAATATAAAGGACTTGACCTTCCCAAAGTTGCGGAAGAAGTACTTGATTTTTGGAAGCAAAACCAGGTGTTTGAACAGAGTGTGACCAGCCGTGAGAGCGGAGAACCGTTTGTGTTCTTTGAAGGCCCACCATCGGCCAACGGATTGCCTGGAATTCACCACGTTATGGCCCGCGCCATTAAAGATATCTTTTGCCGCTACAAAACCCAAAAAGGCTACCAAGTTAAGCGTAAAGCCGGATGGGATACTCACGGACTGCCTATTGAATTGGGCGTGGAGAAAGAACTCGGCATCACCAAAGAAGACATTGGTAAAAAGATCACGGTAGAAGAGTACAACGCAGCCTGTAAAAAGGCCGTGATGCGCTATACCGACATTTGGAACAACCTTACCGAGCGCATTGGGTATTGGGTAGATATGGACGATCCGTATGTGACCTACGAGCCCAAGTACATGGAAACTGTTTGGTGGCTCTTAAAGAACATCTACAAGCAAGACCTGCTGTATAAAGGCTATACCATTCAGCCGTATTCGCCTAAGGCTGGAACAGGTCTGAGTTCCCACGAGCTGAACCAGCCAGGAACTTACCAAGACGTTACCGATACCACGGTTGTGGCACAGTTTAAGGCCATAACCGAAACCTTGCCAGCTAAGTTGCAACAGTATACAGACCTGCATTTCTTAGCTTGGACCACTACCCCTTGGACCTTACCGTCTAACACCGCTTTGACCGTTGGGCCTAAGATCGAGTATTCGGTAGTGAAGACTTACAACCAATACACCTTTGCTCCTGTTACTGTGGTTTTGGCCACTGCCTTGATCGGGAAGCAATTCAGCGGTAAGTTTGAGAAGGCGGAGGACGCAGCTGCACTCACGGCTTATGAACCTGGAGCGAAAAAGGTGCCTTATTTAGTGGTTGATACCATTTTAGGGGCAGATTTGGTGGAGAGCCGTTACGAGCAATTACTTACCTACGCCCTCCCAAATGACAATCCGGAGAACGCATTCCGCGTGATCGCTGGAGATTTTGTTACCACAGAAGACGGAACAGGTATAGTACACACCGCACCGACCTTTGGTGCAGACGATGCCAAGGTGGCCAAAGAGGCCACGCCAGAAGTGCCGCCTATGTTGGTCAAAGATGAAAACGACAACTTGGTACCACTTGTTGACCTGCAGGGGCGTTTCCGTCCGGAATTGGGCGAGTTGGGTGGCAAGTATGTTAAGAACGAATATTATACCGATGGAGATGCGCCAGACAAAAGCGTAGACGTGGAGCTGGCTATTATCCTCAAGACCGACAATAAAGCCTTTAAGGTGGAGAAGTATGTGCACAGTTATCCAAACTGCTGGCGTACGGACAAACCTATCTTATACTATCCTCTAGACAGCTGGTTCATTAAAGCGACTGCCTTTAAAGACCGCATGTTCGAACTCAACCAAGAGATCAACTGGAAGCCTAAGGCGACTGGTGAAGGCCGTTTCGGAAACTGGCTATCTAACGCCAACGACTGGAACCTTTCTCGTTCGCGTTTCTGGGGAATCCCATTGCCTATCTGGCGCAGTGATGACGGTAAAGAAGAACGCATCATTGGTTCTGTGGCGGAACTTAAAGAAGCTATGGCAGAAGCCGTTAGTGCTGGTTTTATGGAAGCCGATCTGTTTGCCGACTTTGTGGTGGGCGATATGAGCGAGGAGAACTACGCTAAAGTAGACCTACATAAAAATATTGTAGACCAGATCACCTTGGTGAGCTCATCGGGCAAGCCGATGAAGCGCGAGAGTGACCTCATTGACGTTTGGTTCGATTCTGGTTCCATGCCTTATGCCCAGTGGCATTATCCTTTTGAGAACAAGGAGATGGTAGAGAACACCTGGCGCAAGGCAGACTTTATTGCAGAAGGAGTGGATCAGACCCGTGGTTGGTTCTACACCTTGCACGCCATTGCCACCATGACCTTTGACGACGTGGCTTATAAGAACGTAGTGTCGAATGGCTTGGTTTTAGACAAGAACGGTCAGAAGATGTCCAAACGTTTGGGCAATGCCACCGATCCTTTTGAAACCCTAGATAAATACGGACCGGATGCCACCCGTTGGTATATGATCCAGAATGCCAACCCTTGGGACAACCTCAAGTTTGACATTGATGGTATTGGTGAGGTGCGCAACAAATACTTCGGAACGCTTTATAATACCTACAGCTTCTTTAGTTTGTACGCTAACTTGGACGGCTTTAACTACAGTGAGCCAGATGTTCCAGTAGCAGACAGACCAGAGATCGACCGTTGGATCCTATCAGAACTCAATACCCTTATCAAAGTAGTGGATGAGGCCTATGCCGATTACGAGCCTACCAAGGCTGCCCGAGCCATCTCGAACTTTGTGCAAGAGAACTTGAGTAACTGGTATGTGCGTTTGTGCCGTCGCCGTTTCTGGAAAGGTAGCTACGGCCCAGACAAGATCTCTGCATATCAGACCCTATGTACTTGTTTGCATCGTGTGGCGCAACTCAGTGCTCCGATAGCTCCATTCTATATGGATCGATTGTATCAAGATCTCAATGCTGTTTGTGGCTTGGAATCGGCAACGTCGGTTCACTTAAGCGATTTCCCAAAGGCCAACGAAGCCTTGATCGATTCCGCTTTAGAACACCGCATGCAGAAGGCGCAAACAATATCTTCCTTGGTACTCTCGTTACGCAAGAAAGAGCAGATCAAAGTGCGTCAGCCATTGCAGCGTATAATGATCCCTGTTTTAGATGCTGCGGATAAGGCCGAGATTGAGCTTATTGCAGACTTGGTAAAATCCGAAGTAAACGTAAAAGAAATAGAACTGCTAGACGATGCCAGTGGCATTTTGGTGAAGCAGATCAAACCGAATTTCAAGGTCCTCGGGCCAAAATTCGGAAAAGACATGAAAGCCGTTGCAGCGGCGGTTTCACAGTTCACTCAAGAAGACATTCAAACCATTGAGCAGAAAGGTGAAATAGCAGTTGTAATTAATGAAAAAAATATTATTTTAGGCCTGCCTGACGTGGAGATTAGCTCGCAGGATATAGAAGGATGGTTAGTGGCCAATAATGGTCCCCTCACAGTTGCCTTAGATGTTAACATCACTCCGGAGCTCAAGAGCGAAGGCATTGCCAGAGAATTGGTGAACCGCATTCAAAACGTACGCAAGGATTCGGGCTTTGAAGTCACAGACAAGGTGTCTGTAACTATTCAAAAGGCCCCAGAACTGGAAGCTGCGGTAGCCGCAAATCTGGATTATATTAAAACGGAAACTTTAACCGCGAGTCTCGAGTTTTCTGACGACCTAAAAGAAGGCACGGAAGTTGCATTTGACGATATAGAAACCCGACTGGCGATAAAAAAATATTAG
- a CDS encoding restriction endonuclease subunit S, which yields MQKAYEKYKESGVEWIGNVPNHWEPIRLKFLGALYSGLSGKKGDDFRKEDSEFNHNYIPFTNIANNFEIDLEKLDSVEIFPDENQNQVEKNDLFFLMSSENYDDIGKTAILLDDTENTYLNSFCKGFRLFDNKDLDAKFLNYLLSGDVYRKILSIEAKGFTRINLQMGKIQNLPVVIPASKMEQSKIAAFLDYHTTLIDSLIDKKEKLIEKLQEQRQAIINEAVTKGLNPGAELKDSRIDWLGNIPKHWKFIKISSVAKQNQYSITGGPFGSDLKNEEFTPEGVRIIQLQNIGVGEFRDHYKIYTSEEKADELFSCNIFPGDLIIAKMADPVARACIMPDFDRRYIMASDGIRFEVNDEKVSSKFLEYAINSKYFNFQAELKSTGTTRLRIGLTEFKKLKLLLPPRAEQDIILEFLEGKDSSIKKSIDSINISIQKLKEYRQSLISEAVTGKIDVRDWQKPNDS from the coding sequence ATGCAGAAAGCTTACGAGAAATATAAGGAGAGTGGTGTAGAATGGATCGGAAATGTTCCAAATCATTGGGAACCCATTAGATTGAAGTTTTTGGGAGCTTTATATAGTGGTCTAAGTGGTAAAAAGGGCGACGATTTTAGAAAAGAAGATTCTGAATTTAATCACAATTACATCCCATTTACTAACATCGCCAATAATTTTGAAATTGATTTGGAGAAACTAGATTCAGTTGAGATTTTTCCAGATGAAAATCAAAATCAAGTTGAAAAGAACGACCTGTTTTTTTTAATGAGTTCTGAAAATTATGATGATATAGGGAAAACAGCTATTCTATTAGATGATACAGAGAACACCTATTTAAACAGTTTTTGTAAAGGTTTCAGGTTATTTGATAACAAGGACTTAGATGCCAAGTTTTTGAATTACCTATTGAGCGGTGATGTTTACAGAAAGATTTTATCAATAGAAGCAAAAGGATTTACAAGAATTAATTTGCAGATGGGTAAAATCCAGAACCTGCCTGTAGTGATTCCAGCTTCTAAAATGGAACAATCCAAAATAGCAGCCTTTCTGGACTATCATACTACATTGATCGACTCTCTTATTGACAAAAAAGAAAAGCTCATTGAAAAACTTCAAGAGCAACGGCAGGCTATTATTAACGAAGCTGTGACTAAGGGATTGAATCCTGGAGCTGAACTGAAAGATAGTCGCATTGATTGGCTTGGAAATATACCGAAGCACTGGAAGTTTATTAAGATTTCTTCTGTGGCAAAACAGAACCAATATTCAATTACTGGAGGTCCTTTTGGCTCAGATCTAAAGAATGAAGAATTCACTCCCGAAGGTGTTAGAATTATACAACTTCAAAATATTGGTGTTGGCGAATTTAGAGATCATTATAAAATTTATACAAGTGAAGAAAAAGCGGATGAACTATTCTCATGTAATATTTTTCCAGGTGATTTGATTATTGCAAAAATGGCTGATCCTGTTGCTAGAGCTTGTATAATGCCAGACTTCGATAGAAGATACATTATGGCTTCAGATGGAATAAGATTTGAAGTTAATGATGAAAAAGTCTCTTCAAAATTTTTAGAATATGCCATTAATTCCAAATATTTCAATTTTCAGGCAGAATTAAAAAGCACAGGGACAACAAGGTTAAGAATTGGTTTAACAGAGTTTAAAAAATTAAAACTCTTGCTACCCCCAAGAGCCGAACAAGACATCATACTCGAATTTCTTGAAGGAAAAGACTCTTCAATTAAGAAGTCGATAGATAGCATAAATATTTCAATCCAAAAACTCAAAGAGTATCGTCAGTCACTAATTAGTGAGGCGGTAACCGGTAAAATAGACGTAAGAGACTGGCAAAAACCTAACGATAGTTGA
- a CDS encoding 5-formyltetrahydrofolate cyclo-ligase has product MTKTALRKAYKSKRQGLSEKELEDASLAIANAALQLPIWEARYYHIFLPISRQLEVNTEYLLHILQGKDKSVVVSKSKFEDASLTHILLEDHTRIKVNPWGIPEPEDGIEIPTNKLDVVFVPLLAYDKQGNRLGYGKGFYDRFLAQCKSEVIKIGLSFFAAEDEIPHSDTDIPLDYCISPEHTYKF; this is encoded by the coding sequence ATGACCAAGACAGCCCTGCGAAAAGCATACAAATCAAAGCGCCAAGGCCTATCTGAAAAGGAGCTGGAAGATGCCAGTTTGGCTATTGCCAATGCTGCCTTGCAGCTTCCAATTTGGGAGGCGCGCTATTACCATATCTTTCTCCCTATTAGCCGCCAGTTAGAAGTCAATACCGAATATCTTTTGCACATCTTGCAGGGCAAGGATAAAAGTGTGGTGGTCTCTAAAAGTAAGTTCGAAGATGCGAGCTTGACGCATATCTTATTGGAAGATCACACCCGAATTAAAGTGAACCCTTGGGGTATTCCGGAACCAGAAGATGGAATAGAAATTCCTACCAATAAACTCGATGTGGTCTTTGTACCGCTTTTGGCCTACGACAAGCAGGGAAACCGCTTGGGTTATGGCAAAGGCTTTTACGACCGTTTTTTAGCGCAGTGTAAATCCGAAGTAATAAAGATTGGCCTGTCTTTCTTTGCTGCGGAAGATGAGATCCCGCATAGCGATACCGATATCCCGCTGGACTATTGTATTAGCCCGGAGCACACTTATAAGTTCTAA
- a CDS encoding HAD family phosphatase: MKNAKAVLFDMDGVIIDSEPLHHEAYFKMFAEVGIDVSEELYESFTGRSTKEISDQLAADFNTQESPQELTRLKRKYFYELFDNSPNLQLIDGVRDAMIRFHSAGLKLVVASSASMENIKRVFDRFELDQYFVGKISGADLPKSKPHPEIFQKAAQIAGEAPEDCFVIEDATNGIKAAKAAGIYCYAFKSEHSTGQDYGLADRVISSFEEIEI, from the coding sequence ATGAAAAATGCTAAAGCTGTACTCTTTGACATGGATGGGGTGATCATTGATTCTGAGCCCTTACATCACGAAGCCTATTTTAAAATGTTTGCCGAGGTAGGTATAGACGTTTCAGAGGAGCTTTACGAGAGTTTTACAGGTCGCTCTACCAAAGAGATAAGTGATCAGCTGGCTGCGGATTTCAATACCCAAGAATCGCCCCAAGAGTTGACGCGCCTAAAGCGCAAATACTTTTACGAGCTGTTTGACAACAGCCCCAATTTGCAACTCATAGACGGCGTAAGAGATGCTATGATCCGCTTTCACAGCGCTGGTTTAAAATTGGTAGTGGCTTCATCGGCTTCTATGGAGAACATCAAAAGGGTGTTTGACCGTTTTGAGTTAGACCAGTATTTTGTGGGAAAGATATCGGGCGCCGATCTACCTAAATCCAAACCGCATCCGGAGATCTTTCAAAAAGCCGCCCAAATTGCCGGCGAAGCCCCAGAAGATTGCTTTGTTATAGAAGACGCCACCAACGGTATCAAAGCCGCCAAAGCTGCGGGCATTTATTGTTATGCGTTTAAATCTGAGCATTCTACAGGGCAAGATTATGGGCTTGCGGATCGGGTTATTTCTTCTTTTGAGGAGATTGAGATTTAA
- a CDS encoding TraR/DksA C4-type zinc finger protein translates to MAQEVKNRYSDKELEEFRQIIMEKMDKAKQQLELIESAYKNDSNNGTDDTSPTFKAFDEGSEVMSKEANSQLAIRQEKFIRDLKNALIRIENKTYGICRVTGKLINPERLKLVPHATLSIEAKNMQK, encoded by the coding sequence ATGGCGCAAGAAGTTAAAAACCGATACAGCGATAAGGAGCTCGAAGAATTCCGTCAGATCATCATGGAGAAGATGGATAAGGCCAAGCAGCAACTCGAGCTTATTGAAAGCGCTTACAAAAACGATTCAAATAACGGAACAGACGATACCTCTCCTACCTTCAAAGCTTTTGACGAAGGCTCCGAAGTAATGTCTAAAGAGGCGAATTCGCAATTGGCTATTCGACAAGAGAAGTTCATTCGCGATCTAAAGAACGCCTTGATCCGTATAGAAAATAAGACCTATGGCATTTGCCGTGTAACCGGGAAACTCATCAATCCGGAACGCCTTAAATTGGTGCCGCATGCTACCTTGAGCATCGAAGCCAAAAACATGCAGAAATAA
- a CDS encoding lipoprotein signal peptidase, whose amino-acid sequence MSLKKAGIIIFIVLLIDQVSKVYIKTHYQLHGGFSVFGQEWFRIYFIENEGMAWGAKIPGQYGKLFLTLFRLVAIVGIGYWLWDSVKKQTSRILTTAVSFIFAGAFGNIIDSVFYGMIFNDSLGQVATFMPEEGGYAPIFYGKVVDMLYFPLWSGDLPEWIPFWGGERFTFFEPVFNIADASITCGVLMLLVFHKKAFPKKPDTVASLSDD is encoded by the coding sequence ATGTCTTTAAAGAAAGCAGGTATTATCATCTTTATCGTTTTGCTGATCGATCAGGTCAGTAAGGTGTATATCAAAACCCATTATCAATTACACGGCGGTTTCAGTGTCTTCGGACAAGAATGGTTCCGCATCTATTTTATAGAGAACGAAGGCATGGCTTGGGGCGCAAAGATCCCAGGGCAATACGGCAAGCTTTTCTTGACCTTGTTTCGTTTGGTAGCCATAGTTGGTATAGGTTATTGGTTGTGGGATTCGGTAAAGAAGCAGACCTCACGTATACTCACCACGGCAGTCTCCTTCATTTTTGCCGGCGCTTTCGGAAACATTATCGATTCGGTTTTCTACGGGATGATCTTTAACGATTCCTTAGGCCAAGTAGCCACATTTATGCCAGAAGAAGGCGGTTATGCGCCCATCTTCTACGGAAAGGTAGTTGATATGTTGTACTTCCCCTTATGGTCTGGTGATCTGCCAGAATGGATCCCATTTTGGGGTGGAGAACGGTTCACCTTCTTTGAACCCGTTTTCAACATTGCCGATGCTTCTATTACCTGCGGAGTTCTGATGCTCTTGGTATTCCACAAGAAGGCCTTCCCTAAAAAGCCAGACACGGTAGCTTCGCTAAGCGACGATTAG
- a CDS encoding type I restriction endonuclease subunit R — protein sequence MAGGTKEIHFEDHIVKYLTAKTEEGGVNEYHQVSNEKYDRDNAIVPREILSFIVESQGDQYSYLKEQLGDAIDNKLLERVVKSLKTNKTLDTLRKGIKINGLKFELAYFKPSNNKTPEHEVWYKQNRLSIIRQLAYSTKNSNEIDLAFFINGIPVATAELKNALTNQNHHNAIKQYIQDRDPKGEPLLEFRRCLVHFAVGTEKVFMTTQLKGKSTFFLPFNKGLRNSNPDGFDTAYLWQEILRKDSIMDLVQNYINLQEDTEKYYDPRTKKLLEKKSTKLLFPRYHQLKAVRRLLEQLKIDGAGKNYLIQHSAGSGKSNSITWLAYRLANFYRHYTDEKALYDSIIVVTDRRVLNKQIQENIRQIDNIPGMVAYLDEKTSAQDLKREIEHGTRIIITTIQKFPIISDVVTQSKERNYAIIIDEAHSSQSGEVARHMRKALSLEEAAEKDVPAKDLDEVIADEIAKKGQQPNISQFAFTATPKSKTIELFGTLVNGKKEPFDKYTMEQAIKEGFILDVLENYMSFKRYYKLIKRSEIEDKEYEKKKTVRILGNYVDLQDHAIEKKSRIMLEHFAADTQNKIQGKARAMLVTKSRLHAVRYKRKFDDIMREMKLPYEALVAFSGTVKDSETGEDYTESSMNNLGGRISITDALKLPKYRILIVANKYQTGFDEPLMHTMFVDKKLGQTSTVQTLSRLNRTTKGKDSTMVLDFVNDPEDIQADFQHYYGKNYILEENLTDPNAIYDSLNEVERFNLFYESEVESFAGIFFSPKEDFEQLQPILKTVANRYKDQLNKEDQDNFKKASKSFIKLYRFLSHVISFTDVDLEKNYVFLTALLKKLPFDKPDLPVDVINDVKLHSYKIQHKYTTKLKLESADGEDEGLKPGGKGPNQEDELDFLTKIIKVLNDTYGLELTDEDKVEFSKMKENIYANQKLMAFFNQANSKDNIKEKFNEEIDSELLNFIDKKLEFYNKMTEDKVNSMFKTIWFNELYDSRVRGLE from the coding sequence ATGGCAGGAGGAACAAAAGAAATACATTTCGAAGATCACATTGTTAAATACCTCACCGCAAAGACGGAAGAGGGAGGCGTTAATGAATACCATCAAGTTTCGAATGAGAAATATGATAGAGATAACGCTATAGTTCCTAGAGAAATATTGAGCTTTATTGTGGAATCACAAGGAGACCAATATTCTTATTTAAAAGAACAATTAGGAGATGCAATCGATAACAAACTTTTGGAGCGAGTTGTTAAAAGCTTAAAGACCAATAAGACACTTGACACGCTGCGGAAAGGTATAAAAATAAACGGATTGAAGTTTGAATTGGCCTATTTTAAGCCTTCCAATAATAAAACTCCAGAACATGAAGTATGGTATAAGCAAAACCGATTATCTATTATCAGACAGCTGGCATACTCAACCAAGAATAGCAATGAAATTGACCTGGCTTTTTTTATAAATGGAATACCTGTTGCTACGGCTGAACTGAAAAATGCTCTAACAAACCAAAATCATCACAATGCCATAAAACAATACATTCAAGACAGGGATCCTAAAGGGGAACCACTTTTAGAGTTTCGAAGATGTCTTGTGCATTTCGCGGTAGGCACTGAAAAAGTGTTTATGACCACCCAGCTTAAAGGGAAATCGACTTTCTTTTTACCATTTAATAAAGGATTAAGAAATAGTAATCCTGATGGTTTTGATACTGCCTATCTATGGCAAGAAATTTTGCGCAAGGACTCCATTATGGATCTTGTTCAAAACTATATTAATCTGCAGGAAGATACCGAGAAGTATTATGACCCAAGAACTAAAAAGTTGTTGGAGAAAAAGTCTACAAAGTTATTATTTCCTCGCTACCATCAGTTAAAGGCCGTAAGACGATTATTGGAACAGTTGAAGATAGATGGTGCGGGTAAAAACTATCTAATCCAACATTCTGCGGGTTCTGGTAAGTCCAATTCCATAACCTGGTTAGCCTACCGCTTAGCAAATTTCTATCGGCATTATACAGATGAAAAGGCACTATATGATTCTATAATTGTGGTGACCGATCGTCGAGTTTTAAATAAACAAATACAAGAGAATATTAGACAGATAGATAATATTCCTGGTATGGTGGCATATCTAGATGAAAAGACATCTGCCCAAGATTTAAAGCGTGAGATAGAACATGGTACAAGGATCATTATAACAACAATTCAAAAGTTTCCAATTATATCGGATGTAGTAACGCAATCAAAAGAGCGTAATTATGCGATTATAATTGATGAGGCTCATAGTTCTCAATCAGGAGAGGTTGCAAGACATATGAGAAAAGCTCTTAGCTTAGAAGAAGCTGCAGAGAAGGATGTTCCGGCAAAAGACTTAGATGAAGTTATAGCCGATGAAATTGCTAAAAAAGGACAACAACCCAATATTTCTCAATTTGCATTTACAGCAACACCTAAGTCAAAAACCATAGAGTTGTTTGGTACACTTGTTAATGGAAAAAAGGAACCCTTTGATAAGTATACGATGGAGCAGGCAATTAAGGAAGGCTTTATCTTGGACGTTCTTGAAAATTATATGTCGTTTAAGAGATACTACAAACTGATTAAACGCTCTGAAATTGAAGACAAGGAATACGAAAAGAAAAAGACCGTTCGAATCTTAGGCAACTATGTCGATTTACAAGATCACGCAATAGAAAAGAAATCGCGAATCATGTTGGAGCATTTCGCGGCTGACACTCAAAACAAAATTCAGGGTAAAGCTAGAGCTATGCTTGTTACTAAATCGCGTTTGCATGCTGTTCGCTATAAACGGAAGTTTGACGATATCATGCGCGAAATGAAGCTGCCCTATGAAGCCTTAGTTGCTTTCTCTGGCACAGTCAAAGACTCGGAAACAGGTGAAGATTATACTGAGAGTAGTATGAATAATTTAGGTGGGAGAATTAGTATAACAGATGCCTTAAAACTACCTAAATACAGAATTTTAATTGTTGCCAACAAGTATCAAACAGGTTTTGACGAACCACTGATGCACACCATGTTTGTTGATAAAAAGCTAGGACAAACTAGCACAGTACAAACACTGTCAAGGCTTAATAGAACCACCAAAGGAAAAGACTCAACAATGGTCTTGGATTTTGTGAATGATCCAGAGGATATTCAAGCAGACTTTCAACATTATTATGGAAAAAACTACATTTTGGAAGAAAACTTGACAGATCCGAATGCGATTTACGATAGTTTGAATGAAGTGGAAAGATTTAATCTATTTTATGAGAGTGAGGTTGAAAGCTTTGCTGGGATCTTTTTCTCTCCAAAAGAAGATTTTGAACAACTTCAGCCCATTTTGAAAACAGTTGCAAATAGATATAAGGATCAACTTAATAAAGAAGATCAGGATAACTTTAAAAAAGCTTCTAAATCATTTATAAAGCTTTACAGATTTTTAAGCCATGTAATCAGTTTTACAGATGTAGATTTGGAGAAGAATTATGTTTTTCTTACCGCATTACTCAAAAAATTACCATTTGACAAACCAGATCTCCCAGTGGACGTCATTAACGATGTAAAACTACATAGTTATAAAATTCAGCATAAGTATACTACAAAATTAAAACTGGAATCTGCTGATGGTGAAGACGAAGGTTTAAAACCTGGAGGCAAAGGACCAAACCAAGAAGATGAATTGGATTTTCTTACCAAAATCATTAAAGTTCTGAATGATACTTACGGATTAGAACTTACGGATGAAGACAAGGTAGAATTTAGCAAAATGAAAGAGAACATTTATGCCAATCAAAAGCTAATGGCATTCTTTAATCAAGCTAATTCTAAAGACAATATAAAAGAGAAATTTAACGAAGAAATAGATAGTGAACTACTTAATTTCATCGATAAAAAATTGGAATTTTATAATAAAATGACCGAGGATAAAGTGAATTCAATGTTTAAGACCATTTGGTTTAATGAATTGTATGATTCTCGTGTTAGAGGTCTAGAATAA